One window of the Desulfobaccales bacterium genome contains the following:
- a CDS encoding DUF1573 domain-containing protein, which produces MIWSCLIFLIFLPASPLNAQDRPKAVFLETSHDLGEFIQDRQQQHAFVVKNVGTAPLHILEVDPDCACTVPSYDKEIPPGKEGRITLALKPYSVLKEFIKKTRVRTNDPETPQVMLVLTGVAKPVLEILPSHIVRFKGPLTQAHEARVRLISHGEKPLEIREVRNSLPDKVQVTVSPQGAGKDFLITVKNLAQEPGNYAGRIELVTNYEKRPRLVLRVFADLTGAPGKR; this is translated from the coding sequence GTGATCTGGTCCTGCCTTATTTTCCTCATTTTTCTGCCTGCTTCCCCCTTAAATGCTCAGGATCGGCCCAAGGCGGTCTTTCTGGAGACCAGCCATGACTTGGGGGAGTTCATCCAGGACCGGCAGCAACAACACGCCTTTGTGGTGAAAAATGTCGGCACTGCGCCTTTGCATATCCTGGAGGTGGACCCGGACTGCGCCTGTACGGTGCCCTCGTATGACAAGGAAATCCCCCCCGGCAAGGAAGGCCGCATCACTCTGGCCCTCAAACCCTATTCGGTGCTGAAGGAATTCATCAAGAAGACCCGGGTGCGCACCAATGACCCCGAGACCCCGCAGGTCATGCTGGTGCTGACGGGGGTCGCCAAGCCGGTGCTGGAGATTCTCCCCAGCCATATCGTGCGCTTTAAGGGGCCGCTCACCCAGGCCCACGAGGCCAGGGTGCGACTGATCTCCCACGGGGAGAAGCCCCTGGAGATCCGGGAGGTGCGCAATTCCCTGCCGGACAAGGTGCAGGTGACGGTCAGTCCCCAGGGCGCCGGGAAGGATTTTCTCATCACGGTGAAAAACCTGGCCCAGGAGCCGGGGAATTATGCCGGCCGCATTGAGCTGGTCACCAACTATGAGAAGCGGCCGCGCCTCGTGCTCCGGGTGTTCGCCGATCTCACCGGGGCTCCGGGGAAGCGCTAA
- a CDS encoding potassium channel protein, which produces MVTLRQVLFLSAVLGTTILLGSLGYMWVEGWSFFDALYMTVITLTTVGYGEVRPLTPAGRAYTMVLLLSGVGVMLYVVGVLARVVVEGEIREVLGKRKLQKRLQRLKDHYIICGYGRIGEIIVRQLAQAGVPLVVVENNPEALTRLEAAGFNYVAGDATREEVLLEAGIERAKGLVAVVRSDAGNVYIVLTARSLNPRLYIVARGEEPGSRQKLLRAGADRVESPYEMGGTKMAQSILRPTVVTFMELAMHQGVEWSMEEIAIGPHSPLIGVPLKDTGIRRELNLILVAIKRADGELLFNPTPDTALFPGDTVIAVGMRQNLEALERIAGQ; this is translated from the coding sequence ATGGTGACCCTGAGGCAGGTGCTGTTTCTCAGCGCAGTGCTGGGGACCACCATCCTCCTGGGCAGCCTGGGGTATATGTGGGTGGAGGGCTGGAGCTTTTTCGACGCCCTCTATATGACGGTGATCACCCTCACCACCGTGGGTTACGGCGAGGTGAGGCCCCTCACCCCCGCCGGCCGGGCTTACACCATGGTCCTGCTCCTTTCCGGGGTGGGGGTGATGCTCTATGTGGTGGGGGTCCTGGCCCGGGTGGTGGTGGAAGGGGAGATCCGGGAGGTCCTGGGAAAACGAAAATTGCAAAAGCGACTCCAGCGCCTGAAAGATCACTACATCATCTGCGGTTACGGCCGCATCGGGGAGATCATCGTCCGGCAGTTGGCCCAGGCCGGGGTGCCCCTGGTGGTGGTGGAGAACAACCCCGAGGCCCTCACGCGCCTGGAGGCCGCCGGCTTCAACTATGTGGCTGGGGACGCCACCCGGGAGGAGGTGCTCCTGGAGGCGGGGATCGAGCGGGCCAAGGGGCTGGTGGCGGTGGTGCGCTCGGACGCAGGCAATGTCTATATTGTGCTCACCGCCCGCAGCCTCAATCCCCGCCTCTACATCGTGGCCCGGGGGGAGGAGCCGGGCTCCCGCCAGAAGCTGCTCCGGGCCGGGGCCGACCGGGTGGAGTCGCCCTATGAGATGGGGGGCACCAAGATGGCCCAGTCCATCCTCCGGCCCACGGTGGTCACCTTCATGGAACTGGCCATGCACCAGGGAGTGGAGTGGAGCATGGAGGAGATCGCCATCGGGCCCCACTCCCCCCTCATCGGCGTGCCCCTGAAGGACACCGGCATCCGCCGGGAGCTCAACCTCATTTTAGTGGCCATCAAGCGGGCCGACGGGGAGCTCCTCTTCAACCCCACTCCGGACACCGCCCTTTTCCCCGGGGACACCGTCATCGCGGTGGGCATGCGGCAGAACCTGGAGGCCCTGGAGCGCATCGCCGGACAATGA
- the fbp gene encoding fructose-1,6-bisphosphate aldolase/phosphatase encodes MATERLTLSVIKADVGGWVGHCTSHPDMLALAKEHLDKAVARGLLTDGQVLHVGDDVELIMTHYRGENDSTIHEFAWNTFMDLTRLARQLKLYGAGQDMLADSFSGNVKGMGPGVAEISFVERQSEPIVIFMADKTSPGAWNLPLFRIFADPFNTAGLVIDPSMHRGFRFRVLDIFENKEWILSCPEDMYDLLVLVGASGRYLIESVQRKRDNEVAAVASSQKLGIIAGRYVGKDDPVLIVRCQSGFPAVGEVLEPFAFPHLVEGWMRGSHHGPLMPVGFADARPIRFDGPPRVIAAGYQISGGKLLGPVDLFSDVAYDEARRKACEIATYMRRHGPFEPHRLGLHEMEYTTLPQVMAFIFEKSAIPRRGDLEEQLRAKYPHLREVRVVEPGAKDLDAIQKTIAREGAHYLEEVVPPGAKIGLSGGKTLYYLITYLEPGKLTGLHLYPLTLTPILTMPGLTANALVGMMSTKYPDATAINLPSIPGLSQEEYEQQMAANPELLKSYKEIWDVDFMLLGIGYLTGPLPGFRALATQELGLTAEDLAAKGVVAEINHTPINAEGEPLLDSEDPDLQALLRRVIAVKAPDLRERAQREDRTLIAVAGGLEKVAAIRACLKGRYFNVFITDAYTAQELLQG; translated from the coding sequence ATGGCGACTGAACGACTCACCCTTTCCGTGATCAAAGCGGATGTGGGCGGTTGGGTTGGACACTGCACCTCCCACCCGGACATGCTGGCGCTGGCCAAGGAGCACCTGGACAAGGCCGTGGCCCGGGGTCTGCTGACGGACGGCCAGGTGCTGCACGTGGGCGACGACGTGGAGCTCATCATGACCCACTACCGGGGCGAAAATGACTCCACCATCCATGAATTCGCCTGGAACACCTTCATGGACCTGACCCGGCTGGCCCGGCAGCTCAAGCTCTACGGCGCCGGCCAGGATATGTTGGCGGACAGCTTCTCCGGCAACGTCAAGGGCATGGGCCCGGGGGTGGCGGAAATCTCCTTCGTGGAGCGCCAGAGCGAACCCATCGTCATCTTCATGGCGGACAAGACCTCTCCCGGCGCCTGGAACCTGCCCCTCTTTCGCATCTTCGCCGATCCTTTCAACACCGCCGGTCTGGTCATTGACCCCTCCATGCACCGGGGCTTCCGCTTCCGGGTGCTGGATATCTTTGAAAACAAAGAATGGATCCTCTCCTGCCCGGAGGATATGTATGACCTGTTGGTGCTGGTAGGGGCCTCCGGCCGCTATCTCATCGAGTCGGTGCAGCGCAAGCGGGACAACGAGGTGGCGGCGGTGGCCTCCTCCCAGAAGCTGGGCATCATCGCCGGCCGCTATGTGGGCAAGGATGACCCGGTGCTCATCGTCCGCTGCCAGTCGGGCTTCCCGGCGGTGGGCGAGGTGCTGGAGCCCTTCGCCTTCCCCCACCTGGTGGAGGGCTGGATGCGGGGCTCCCACCACGGGCCCCTGATGCCCGTGGGCTTTGCCGACGCCCGGCCCATCCGCTTTGACGGCCCGCCCCGGGTGATCGCTGCCGGCTACCAGATCTCCGGGGGCAAACTGCTGGGGCCGGTGGACCTGTTCAGCGACGTGGCCTATGACGAGGCCCGGCGCAAGGCCTGCGAGATCGCCACCTACATGCGGCGCCACGGGCCCTTCGAGCCGCACCGCCTGGGCCTGCATGAGATGGAATACACCACCCTGCCCCAGGTGATGGCCTTCATCTTTGAGAAATCCGCCATCCCCCGCCGGGGCGACCTGGAGGAGCAGCTTAGGGCCAAATATCCGCATCTCAGGGAGGTCCGGGTGGTGGAGCCCGGCGCCAAGGATCTGGACGCCATCCAGAAGACCATCGCCCGGGAAGGGGCCCACTACCTAGAAGAGGTGGTGCCGCCGGGGGCCAAGATCGGGCTGTCCGGGGGCAAGACCCTGTATTACCTCATCACCTATCTGGAGCCGGGCAAGCTCACCGGCCTGCACCTGTATCCTCTGACCCTGACCCCCATCCTCACCATGCCTGGGCTCACCGCCAACGCCTTGGTGGGGATGATGAGCACCAAATACCCGGATGCCACCGCCATCAACCTGCCCTCCATTCCGGGGCTGTCCCAGGAGGAGTACGAGCAGCAGATGGCCGCCAATCCCGAGCTTCTCAAAAGCTACAAGGAGATCTGGGACGTGGACTTCATGCTCCTGGGCATCGGCTACCTCACCGGGCCGCTGCCGGGCTTCCGGGCCCTGGCCACCCAGGAGCTGGGCCTCACCGCCGAGGACCTGGCGGCCAAAGGGGTGGTGGCGGAGATCAACCACACCCCCATCAACGCTGAAGGCGAGCCCCTGCTGGATTCGGAGGACCCTGACCTGCAGGCGTTGCTCCGGCGGGTGATCGCGGTGAAGGCGCCGGACTTGAGGGAGCGGGCCCAGCGGGAGGACCGTACCTTGATCGCCGTGGCCGGCGGGCTGGAGAAGGTGGCGGCCATCCGGGCCTGTCTCAAAGGGCGCTACTTCAACGTCTTCATCACCGACGCCTATACCGCCCAGGAGCTGCTGCAGGGCTGA